One window from the genome of Enterobacteriaceae bacterium Kacie_13 encodes:
- the metK gene encoding methionine adenosyltransferase has protein sequence MAKHLFTSESVSEGHPDKIADQISDAVLDAILEQDPKARVACETYVKTGMVLVGGEITTTAWVDVEEITRQTIREIGYVNSQMGFDANSCAVLSAIGKQSPDINQGVDRQDPLEQGAGDQGLMFGYATNETDVLMPAPITYAHRLVQRQAEVRKAGTLPWLRPDAKSQVTFQYDEGKIVGIDAVVLSTQHSEEIGLKDLQEAVMEEIIKPVLPAEWLNAGTKYHINPTGRFVIGGPMGDCGLTGRKIIVDTYGGMARHGGGAFSGKDPSKVDRSAAYAARYVAKNIVAAGLADRCEIQVSYAIGVAEPTSIMVETFGTGKISNEQLTLLVREFFDLRPYGLIQMMDLLHPIYKETAAYGHFGREHFPWEKTDRAAQLRDAAGL, from the coding sequence ATGGCTAAACACCTCTTCACGTCCGAATCAGTTTCTGAAGGACATCCAGATAAAATCGCTGACCAGATTTCCGATGCCGTACTGGACGCGATTTTAGAACAAGACCCGAAAGCACGTGTTGCATGTGAAACTTATGTCAAAACCGGCATGGTCCTCGTGGGCGGTGAAATTACCACCACTGCCTGGGTCGACGTAGAAGAAATCACCCGTCAGACCATCCGTGAGATTGGCTATGTCAATTCCCAGATGGGCTTCGATGCCAACTCTTGTGCCGTACTGAGCGCCATCGGTAAGCAGTCTCCGGACATCAACCAGGGCGTTGACCGCCAGGATCCGCTGGAGCAAGGCGCCGGCGATCAGGGTCTGATGTTTGGTTACGCGACCAACGAAACCGACGTGCTGATGCCAGCGCCGATCACTTACGCACACCGTCTGGTGCAGCGTCAGGCTGAAGTTCGCAAAGCGGGCACTCTGCCCTGGCTGCGTCCTGATGCAAAAAGCCAGGTCACTTTCCAGTACGATGAAGGCAAAATTGTCGGTATTGATGCGGTCGTGCTTTCCACCCAGCATTCTGAAGAAATCGGCCTGAAAGATTTGCAGGAAGCGGTGATGGAAGAAATCATCAAACCTGTATTGCCAGCAGAATGGCTGAACGCCGGTACCAAATACCACATCAATCCGACCGGACGCTTCGTTATCGGCGGACCAATGGGTGACTGCGGTCTGACCGGGCGCAAAATCATCGTCGACACCTACGGCGGCATGGCTCGTCACGGCGGCGGTGCGTTCTCTGGTAAAGATCCGTCTAAGGTTGACCGTTCAGCAGCCTACGCTGCCCGTTACGTGGCGAAAAACATCGTGGCTGCCGGTCTGGCTGACCGTTGTGAAATTCAGGTGTCTTACGCGATCGGCGTGGCAGAACCGACGTCCATCATGGTGGAAACCTTCGGTACCGGTAAAATTTCCAACGAGCAACTGACCCTGCTGGTACGCGAGTTCTTCGACCTGCGTCCATACGGTCTGATCCAGATGATGGATCTGCTGCATCCAATCTACAAAGAAACCGCTGCGTACGGTCACTTTGGTCGTGAACATTTCCCTTGGGAAAAAACCGACCGTGCCGCACAACTGCGCGACGCTGCTGGCCTGTAA